One Vicia villosa cultivar HV-30 ecotype Madison, WI unplaced genomic scaffold, Vvil1.0 ctg.005607F_1_1, whole genome shotgun sequence genomic region harbors:
- the LOC131642688 gene encoding uncharacterized protein LOC131642688, producing the protein MRGIGGPLLCIGDLLSDVGEENEEGGTSSSSFHPSSLSDLNNNNNNQSLPDLTKLFQENYDHLNEALNTTDDHSWTSLTLKLCTSLDTANKLVQCTNSNVASLLEKVEELEKIVKRGDSAIAATKAFYVAPDNNSSSFK; encoded by the exons ATGCGAGGAATCGGAGGGCCTCTCTTATGCATCGGAGATCTCCTCAGCGACGTCggagaagaaaatgaagaaggagGAACATCCTCTTCCTCCTTTCATCCCTCTTCTCTTTCagatctcaacaacaacaacaataaccaaTCACTTCCTGACCTCACCAAACTCTTTCAGGAAAACTACGATCACCTTAATGAAGCTCTCAATACTACCGATGATCATTCTTGGACTTCTCTCACTTTGAAG TTATGTACTTCTCTAGATACTGCAAACAAGCTGGTTCAGTGTACCAATTCAAATGTTGCTTCCTTGTTGGAGAAGGTTGAGGAGCTTGAGAAAATTGTCAAGAGAGGAGATTCTGCTATTGCGGCGACCAAGGCATTTTATGTTGCTCCTGATAACAATAGCAGTTCCTTCAAGTGA